One window of the Enterobacter huaxiensis genome contains the following:
- a CDS encoding methyl-accepting chemotaxis protein has translation MNLTQISRRIAQRILPRQFGLLAGIFCIIALFSALQLSSSFLLTASLKEAQRNEQHNQLAIQQQGKLDLARVSLLAASDLLNRSGVYFMQDKETGSEGSWHSLMDEAQKALETSQQAWSAWLALAPPKDEALVNSYQLFYGAIKEQAEGLTKTHSIDAFFAVPAQAFQTDFNDSYARHQLWSEKQAVAGREALMGKLSGLQTLFLLAPVVLLAIAIVVWFGMAKWVIVPLRRVITHINRLAAGDLSGTPPDVTRFNREIGQLSDSVFTLQNGLQQLVTQVSEATASMVENIGSLAQGNQKLYQQSARQVKELEDVTAHIAALEMHVEGNTGYAKLASSRADEARQAAAGGDRMMSTVNASMQTIVDRSSEMRGIVAMIDSVAFQTNILALNAAIEAAHAGNQGRGFAVVAREVGLLARKSSHSTQTIQELIDHSLQGIEDGSKAVIRLEDNLQQVTGLVANLSSLLNDISSATMSQGESIHLMTRQLQALNQVSRQTDVLVSNASDASARLHQESDLLLQAVSRFRLPA, from the coding sequence ATGAACCTAACGCAAATTTCTCGCCGTATTGCACAGCGTATACTCCCTCGTCAGTTTGGTTTGCTCGCCGGCATCTTTTGTATTATTGCGCTTTTCTCCGCGCTCCAGCTCTCCTCCTCGTTTCTTCTTACTGCCTCCCTGAAAGAGGCCCAGCGCAACGAGCAGCACAATCAGCTGGCCATACAGCAGCAGGGGAAGCTCGATCTGGCGCGCGTTTCCCTCTTGGCCGCGAGCGACCTGCTTAACCGTTCGGGCGTCTATTTTATGCAGGACAAAGAGACCGGGTCGGAGGGAAGCTGGCATAGCCTGATGGACGAGGCGCAAAAAGCGCTCGAAACCTCGCAGCAGGCCTGGAGTGCGTGGCTGGCGCTTGCGCCGCCGAAAGACGAGGCGCTGGTGAACAGCTATCAGCTTTTCTACGGTGCCATCAAAGAGCAGGCGGAAGGGCTGACCAAAACCCATTCTATTGACGCCTTCTTCGCCGTACCCGCGCAGGCTTTTCAAACCGATTTTAACGATAGCTATGCCCGCCACCAGCTGTGGAGTGAAAAGCAGGCCGTGGCGGGGCGAGAAGCGCTTATGGGGAAACTCTCCGGTCTGCAAACGCTGTTCCTGCTTGCGCCCGTCGTGCTGTTGGCTATCGCGATTGTGGTGTGGTTCGGGATGGCGAAGTGGGTGATCGTGCCGCTTCGTCGCGTCATCACGCATATCAACCGGCTCGCCGCGGGGGATTTGTCCGGTACGCCGCCGGACGTCACACGCTTTAACCGTGAAATTGGCCAGCTGAGCGACAGCGTGTTCACCCTGCAAAATGGCTTACAGCAGCTGGTTACGCAGGTCAGCGAGGCCACCGCCTCAATGGTCGAAAATATTGGCTCTCTGGCACAGGGAAATCAAAAGCTGTATCAGCAGTCAGCGCGTCAGGTGAAAGAGCTTGAGGATGTTACCGCGCACATCGCCGCGCTGGAAATGCACGTTGAAGGAAATACCGGCTACGCGAAGCTTGCCAGCTCCCGCGCCGACGAGGCGCGGCAGGCGGCTGCAGGCGGCGATCGCATGATGTCGACGGTGAATGCGTCAATGCAGACGATCGTCGACCGATCCTCCGAGATGCGCGGGATCGTCGCGATGATCGACAGCGTGGCGTTTCAGACCAATATTCTGGCCCTGAATGCGGCGATTGAAGCCGCGCATGCGGGGAACCAGGGGCGCGGGTTTGCGGTCGTTGCCAGAGAGGTGGGCTTGCTCGCAAGAAAAAGCAGCCATTCGACGCAGACCATTCAGGAGCTGATCGATCACTCTCTTCAGGGGATAGAGGACGGCTCCAAAGCCGTGATCCGCCTGGAGGATAATCTCCAGCAGGTGACCGGGCTGGTGGCGAATCTTAGCAGCCTGCTGAACGACATCTCCAGCGCCACGATGAGCCAGGGGGAAAGTATTCATCTGATGACCCGTCAGCTTCAGGCGCTGAACCAGGTGTCGCGTCAGACGGATGTGCTGGTCTCCAACGCGTCGGATGCGTCCGCGCGTCTTCATCAGGAGTCGGATCTTTTGCTGCAGGCCGTCTCGCGTTTTCGCCTCCCGGCCTGA
- the eamA gene encoding O-acetylserine/cysteine exporter, giving the protein MTRKDGLLALLVVVVWGLNFVVIKVGLHNMPPLMLAGLRFMLVAFPALFFVARPKIPLKLLLGYGLTISFGQFAFLFCAIKFGMPAGLASLVLQAQAFFTIILGAFVFGERLQGKQLAGITLAVFGVLVLIEASLNGQHVALLGFMLTLAAGLSWACGNIFNKLIMQHETRPPVMSLVVWSALIPIVPFMVASFILDGSDAMLNSLINIDLTTILSLIYLAFVATIVGYGIWGSLLGRYETWRVAPLSLLVPVVGLASAAILLDEKLSALQLLGAVLIMAGLYINVFGFRLRRATRVRG; this is encoded by the coding sequence ATGACGCGTAAAGACGGGCTGCTGGCGTTGCTGGTGGTGGTGGTATGGGGGCTGAATTTTGTGGTCATTAAGGTCGGTTTACACAACATGCCTCCGCTGATGCTGGCCGGTTTGCGCTTCATGCTGGTGGCCTTCCCGGCGCTGTTCTTTGTTGCCCGCCCGAAAATCCCGCTGAAACTGCTGTTGGGCTATGGCCTGACCATCAGCTTTGGTCAGTTTGCTTTTCTGTTCTGCGCCATCAAGTTCGGCATGCCTGCCGGCCTTGCTTCTCTGGTGCTGCAGGCGCAGGCGTTCTTTACCATCATTCTGGGGGCGTTCGTGTTCGGCGAGCGCCTGCAGGGCAAACAGCTGGCGGGGATCACCCTGGCGGTATTTGGTGTTCTGGTGCTGATTGAGGCCAGCCTGAACGGACAGCACGTTGCGCTGCTGGGCTTTATGCTAACCCTGGCGGCGGGGCTGAGCTGGGCCTGCGGGAATATCTTCAACAAGCTCATCATGCAGCACGAGACGCGCCCGCCGGTGATGTCGCTGGTGGTCTGGAGCGCATTAATTCCGATTGTACCGTTTATGGTCGCGTCGTTTATCCTGGACGGATCGGACGCCATGCTGAACAGCCTGATAAACATCGACCTTACTACCATTTTGTCGCTTATCTACCTGGCGTTTGTCGCCACCATTGTGGGCTACGGGATCTGGGGCTCGCTGCTGGGGCGGTATGAAACCTGGCGCGTAGCGCCGCTGTCGCTGCTGGTGCCGGTGGTTGGCCTTGCCAGTGCGGCCATTCTGCTGGATGAGAAACTGAGCGCGCTACAGCTTCTGGGCGCAGTGCTTATTATGGCCGGGCTGTACATCAACGTGTTTGGCTTTCGTTTACGCCGGGCGACGCGGGTGCGGGGATAG
- the marB gene encoding multiple antibiotic resistance protein MarB has protein sequence MKVIASAALALLVLFSSQTFAEQTPRATQQNNREAMILPSAHDQSPYDFNHMGAGSDKSDELGVPYYNHDL, from the coding sequence ATGAAAGTTATCGCCTCCGCCGCCCTCGCCTTGCTGGTGCTGTTTTCCAGCCAGACCTTCGCGGAGCAAACTCCCCGTGCAACGCAGCAAAATAATCGCGAAGCGATGATTTTGCCGTCAGCACATGACCAGTCACCCTATGATTTCAACCATATGGGCGCTGGTAGCGACAAATCCGACGAATTAGGCGTGCCGTATTACAACCACGACCTCTGA
- a CDS encoding PhzF family phenazine biosynthesis protein, with amino-acid sequence MQEIDFYLVDAFSDVSFGGNPAAVCPLKAWLPDETLLKMAQQHNQSETAFFVCSKGGIELRWFTTLVEVTLCGHATLAAAHVLFNELDYPDSRIHFDTASGRLTVSREGDWMTLDFPACPTQERTPPAEMLTALGISRYAAAHKGRAWVIELENREQVEAVTPNFSAMTPGEHKVAVTAPGDGKYDFVSRFFSPGVAVPEDPVTGSSHTMLIPYWSEKLGKTAMLARQISARGGDVRCELKGDRVLMSGQASLYLKGTVFLRSI; translated from the coding sequence ATGCAGGAGATTGATTTTTATCTGGTAGATGCGTTTAGCGATGTTTCCTTTGGCGGCAATCCCGCCGCGGTATGCCCCCTGAAAGCGTGGCTCCCGGATGAAACGCTTCTGAAGATGGCGCAGCAGCATAACCAGTCCGAAACCGCGTTTTTCGTGTGCAGCAAAGGCGGAATTGAGCTGCGCTGGTTTACCACCCTGGTTGAGGTCACTCTGTGCGGTCACGCCACGCTTGCCGCGGCGCATGTATTGTTCAACGAGCTGGATTACCCCGACTCCCGTATTCACTTCGACACCGCCTCAGGGCGTCTGACCGTTAGTCGGGAAGGCGACTGGATGACGCTGGATTTCCCGGCCTGCCCAACGCAGGAACGCACGCCTCCAGCGGAAATGCTCACCGCGCTGGGCATCAGCCGCTACGCGGCGGCCCATAAAGGGCGCGCCTGGGTTATCGAACTGGAAAACCGTGAGCAGGTGGAGGCCGTCACGCCGAATTTTTCCGCCATGACGCCCGGCGAGCATAAAGTGGCCGTTACCGCACCGGGAGACGGGAAGTATGATTTCGTCAGCCGCTTCTTTTCACCCGGCGTTGCCGTTCCGGAAGATCCCGTCACCGGCTCGTCGCACACGATGCTCATTCCCTACTGGAGCGAGAAGCTGGGCAAAACGGCGATGCTCGCCCGTCAGATATCGGCGCGCGGCGGAGACGTTCGCTGTGAGCTAAAAGGGGACCGCGTCCTGATGAGCGGGCAGGCGTCACTCTATTTGAAAGGCACCGTCTTTCTGCGCTCAATATGA
- the ptrR gene encoding putrescine utilization regulator PtrR — protein MDLTQLEMFNAVAQTGSITQAAHKVHRVPSNLTTRIRQLEADLGVELFIRENQRLRLSPAGHNFLRYSKQILALVDEARMVVAGDEPQGLFALGALESTAAVRIPESLARFNQRYPRIQFALSTGPSGTMIDGVLEGTLSAAFVDGPLSHPELEGMPVFREEMMLVTAAGHSPVTKAKQVSGSDVYAFRANCSYRRHLESWFHADRATPGRIHEMESYHGMLACVIAGAGIALMPRSMLESMPGHHQVEAWPLAENWRWLTTWLVWRRGAMTRQLEAFIALLNEHQPPAPSP, from the coding sequence ATGGACTTAACTCAGCTTGAAATGTTCAACGCCGTTGCGCAGACCGGCAGCATCACCCAGGCGGCCCATAAGGTGCATCGCGTTCCGTCAAACCTGACGACCCGCATCCGCCAGCTTGAGGCCGATCTGGGCGTTGAGCTGTTTATTCGCGAGAACCAGCGCTTGCGTCTGTCACCCGCCGGGCATAACTTCCTGCGCTACAGTAAGCAGATCCTGGCGCTGGTTGACGAGGCGCGAATGGTGGTTGCCGGGGATGAGCCGCAGGGGCTGTTTGCGCTCGGCGCGCTGGAGAGTACCGCCGCCGTGCGTATTCCTGAAAGCCTGGCCCGCTTTAACCAGCGCTATCCGCGCATCCAGTTTGCCCTCTCTACCGGCCCCTCGGGGACGATGATCGACGGCGTGCTGGAGGGAACCCTGAGCGCCGCGTTCGTCGACGGGCCGCTATCGCACCCCGAGCTGGAAGGTATGCCTGTCTTTCGGGAGGAGATGATGCTGGTCACGGCGGCAGGCCATTCTCCAGTGACAAAAGCCAAGCAGGTCAGCGGCAGCGACGTGTACGCCTTTCGCGCGAACTGCTCGTACCGTCGTCATCTTGAAAGCTGGTTTCATGCCGACAGGGCCACGCCGGGGCGCATTCACGAAATGGAGTCGTATCACGGGATGCTCGCCTGCGTCATTGCTGGCGCAGGCATCGCGCTGATGCCACGGTCCATGCTGGAAAGCATGCCGGGGCATCATCAGGTTGAAGCCTGGCCGCTGGCCGAAAACTGGCGCTGGCTGACGACATGGCTTGTCTGGCGGCGCGGGGCAATGACCCGCCAGCTCGAAGCGTTTATAGCACTGCTAAACGAACATCAACCGCCAGCGCCTTCTCCATAA
- a CDS encoding sugar transporter: MTTNTVSRKVAWLRVVTLAIAAFIFNTTEFVPVGLLSDIAGSFQMETAQVGIMLTIYAWVVALMSLPFMLLTSRMERRKLLIGLFVVFILSHVLSFMAWNFTVLVVSRIGIAFAHAVFWSITASLAIRLAPAGKRAQALSLIATGTALAMVLGLPIGRIVGQYFGWRTTFFAIGMGALVTLVCLIKLLPKLPSEHSGSLKSLPLLFRRPALMSIYLLTVIVVTAHYTAYSYIEPFVQVVAGFSANFATVLLLVLGGAGIIGSVLFGKLGNQHASVLVSSAIGMLLACLLLLMPAAGSETHLAILSIFWGVAIMIIGLGMQVKVLALAPDATDVAMSLFSGIFNLGIGAGALVGNQVILHVSMSAIGYLGAIPALLALIWSVLIFRKWPVAMEEQGQHG; the protein is encoded by the coding sequence ATGACAACAAACACTGTTTCCCGCAAGGTGGCGTGGCTACGTGTGGTGACGCTCGCCATTGCTGCGTTTATCTTCAATACCACTGAATTTGTGCCCGTTGGGCTGTTGTCTGACATTGCCGGGAGTTTCCAGATGGAGACGGCCCAGGTCGGCATCATGTTGACCATCTATGCATGGGTAGTGGCGCTCATGTCGCTTCCCTTTATGCTGCTAACCAGCCGGATGGAGCGCCGCAAGCTGCTGATTGGCCTGTTCGTGGTCTTTATCCTCAGCCACGTGCTGTCGTTTATGGCGTGGAACTTTACGGTGCTGGTGGTGAGCCGCATCGGTATCGCCTTTGCGCACGCCGTGTTCTGGTCTATTACCGCGTCGCTGGCGATCCGACTTGCTCCGGCGGGTAAGCGCGCCCAGGCGCTGAGCCTGATCGCCACGGGTACCGCGCTGGCAATGGTGTTAGGGCTGCCGATTGGGCGTATCGTCGGGCAGTACTTCGGCTGGCGCACCACCTTCTTTGCTATCGGCATGGGGGCGCTTGTCACGCTGGTTTGCCTGATCAAGCTGCTGCCTAAGCTGCCAAGCGAACATTCCGGCTCGCTGAAAAGCCTGCCGCTGCTCTTTCGCCGTCCGGCGCTGATGAGCATATACCTGCTCACCGTCATTGTGGTGACGGCACACTACACGGCCTACAGCTATATTGAGCCGTTTGTGCAGGTGGTTGCCGGGTTTAGCGCCAACTTCGCGACCGTCCTGCTGCTGGTTCTGGGCGGTGCGGGAATTATCGGCAGCGTTCTCTTTGGCAAGCTGGGCAATCAGCATGCGTCCGTCCTCGTCAGCAGCGCCATCGGCATGTTGTTAGCCTGCCTGCTGCTGCTGATGCCTGCGGCGGGCAGTGAAACACATCTGGCGATCCTCAGTATCTTCTGGGGCGTGGCGATCATGATTATTGGTCTCGGCATGCAGGTAAAAGTGCTGGCGCTGGCACCGGATGCAACGGACGTCGCAATGTCGCTCTTCTCGGGGATATTCAATCTCGGGATTGGCGCGGGCGCGCTGGTAGGAAATCAGGTAATACTGCACGTGTCGATGTCGGCGATTGGCTATCTGGGGGCGATCCCTGCGCTGCTTGCGCTTATCTGGTCCGTGCTTATCTTCCGTAAATGGCCGGTGGCGATGGAAGAACAAGGCCAGCATGGGTAA
- a CDS encoding GNAT family N-acetyltransferase produces MYSITSESAHHPDILNLIAALDRYQSELYPAESNHLLDLAELPDASLILMIIRDQQLSAVGCGAVVLNGDGTGEMKRVYIDPAHRGQHLGEKLLAALEDEALSRSCHTVRLETGIKQHAAVRLYEQCGYELRSAFAPYAEDPLSLFMEKALAVDVRLAVL; encoded by the coding sequence ATGTATTCCATTACCTCTGAATCTGCACACCATCCCGATATTCTCAACCTCATTGCGGCTCTAGACCGCTATCAGAGCGAACTGTATCCCGCCGAGAGCAATCATTTGCTCGATCTGGCAGAACTGCCGGATGCCTCACTGATTCTGATGATCATTCGCGACCAGCAGCTCAGCGCGGTAGGCTGTGGCGCCGTTGTTCTCAACGGTGACGGGACGGGGGAGATGAAACGCGTTTATATCGATCCTGCCCACCGGGGGCAACATCTCGGGGAGAAGCTGCTGGCCGCCCTCGAAGATGAAGCCCTGAGCCGGAGTTGCCATACCGTACGGCTGGAAACCGGGATCAAACAACACGCAGCGGTGCGCCTCTATGAACAGTGCGGTTATGAACTGCGATCCGCGTTTGCCCCGTATGCGGAGGATCCGCTGAGCCTGTTTATGGAGAAGGCGCTGGCGGTTGATGTTCGTTTAGCAGTGCTATAA
- the marA gene encoding MDR efflux pump AcrAB transcriptional activator MarA, with translation MSRRNTDAITIHSILDWIEDNLESPLSLEKVSERSGYSKWHLQRMFKKETGHSLGQYIRSRKLTEIAQKLKESNEPILYLAERYGFESQQTLTRTFKNYFDVPPHKYRITSMPGESRYLYPLKHCS, from the coding sequence ATGTCCAGACGCAATACTGACGCTATCACCATTCATAGCATTTTGGACTGGATCGAAGATAACCTGGAATCGCCGCTCTCCCTTGAAAAAGTGTCTGAGCGTTCAGGTTACTCAAAATGGCACCTGCAACGGATGTTTAAAAAAGAGACCGGTCATTCATTAGGTCAATATATTCGCAGCCGCAAGCTGACGGAAATTGCCCAAAAACTGAAAGAAAGCAATGAGCCGATCCTTTATCTGGCCGAGCGTTACGGATTTGAATCGCAGCAAACCCTGACGCGTACGTTCAAGAACTATTTTGACGTGCCGCCGCATAAGTATCGAATCACCAGCATGCCGGGTGAATCCCGATATCTCTATCCGTTGAAACACTGTAGTTAA
- a CDS encoding MarC family NAAT transporter translates to MVDLIKAIGLGLVVLLPLANPLTTVALFLGLAGNMNTAERNQQSMMASIYVFAIMMVAYYAGQVVMNTFGISIPGLRIAGGLIVAFIGFRMLFPAQKAHESPEAKSKSEELETEPSANIAFVPIAMPSTAGPGTIAMIISSASTVRDSSTFPDWVLAVAPPLIFALIGIIVWASLRSSGAIMRWVGKGGIEAISRLMGFLLVCMGVQFIINGVLEIIKTYH, encoded by the coding sequence ATGGTGGATTTGATTAAAGCGATTGGTCTTGGGCTGGTGGTGCTGCTGCCCTTAGCGAACCCGCTAACGACGGTTGCGCTCTTTCTGGGGCTGGCAGGGAACATGAACACGGCGGAGCGCAATCAGCAGTCGATGATGGCCTCCATCTACGTGTTTGCCATCATGATGGTGGCCTACTACGCCGGGCAGGTGGTCATGAACACCTTCGGGATTTCGATTCCCGGCCTGCGTATCGCCGGGGGGCTGATTGTGGCCTTTATCGGTTTCCGCATGCTGTTTCCTGCGCAGAAAGCGCATGAATCGCCGGAGGCGAAGAGTAAATCCGAGGAGCTGGAAACGGAGCCCAGCGCGAACATTGCCTTCGTACCCATAGCGATGCCGAGCACGGCAGGCCCGGGAACGATTGCGATGATCATCAGCTCTGCCTCAACGGTGCGCGATAGCTCAACCTTCCCGGACTGGGTTCTGGCCGTTGCGCCGCCGCTCATTTTTGCGCTTATTGGCATTATCGTGTGGGCATCTCTGCGCAGTTCAGGTGCGATCATGCGCTGGGTGGGCAAGGGCGGTATCGAAGCGATTTCCCGCCTGATGGGCTTCCTGCTGGTGTGTATGGGCGTGCAGTTTATTATTAACGGCGTGCTGGAAATTATTAAGACCTATCATTGA
- the marR gene encoding multiple antibiotic resistance transcriptional regulator MarR has protein sequence MKSTSDLFNDIIPLGRLIHMVNQKKDRLLNDYLSPLDITATQFKVLCSIRCEACITPVELKKVLSVDLGALTRMLDRLVCKGWIERSPNPNDKRGVLVKLTQDGAAMCEQCHQLVGLTLHQELTKNLTADEVATLELLLKKILP, from the coding sequence GTGAAAAGCACCAGTGATCTCTTTAACGACATAATTCCACTGGGTCGTCTTATTCATATGGTTAACCAGAAAAAAGATCGCTTGCTCAATGACTACCTGTCGCCGCTGGATATCACCGCAACGCAGTTCAAAGTGCTGTGCTCCATTCGCTGTGAAGCGTGTATCACGCCGGTTGAGCTAAAAAAGGTGCTCTCTGTCGATCTGGGCGCGTTGACCCGCATGCTGGATCGTCTCGTCTGCAAAGGATGGATAGAACGGAGCCCTAACCCGAATGACAAGCGTGGCGTACTGGTGAAGCTCACCCAGGACGGCGCGGCCATGTGCGAGCAATGTCATCAATTAGTAGGACTCACACTGCACCAGGAACTAACAAAAAACTTAACGGCAGACGAAGTGGCAACGCTTGAGCTTTTGCTTAAGAAAATACTGCCGTAA
- a CDS encoding PhzF family phenazine biosynthesis protein, translating into MQEIDFYLVDAFSDATFGGNAAAVCPLEAWLPDRTLLNMAKQHNQSETAFFVRTDGGFELRWFTTQDEINLCGHATLAASHVIFEYLDYPHAEIRFSTRFVGDLTVSRSGDWLTLNFPAWSTEAVDAPPPLLLSSLGIDAAKEVRVGRDYMVVLESQQQVEALTPDIAAMIPLDKMVCVTAPGEEYDFVSRFFCPGEGVPEDPVTGSAHSMLIPYWSEKLGKTTLNARQVSLRGGDLRCEHVGDRVLIGGQATLYLKGKIFLR; encoded by the coding sequence ATGCAGGAAATTGATTTCTATCTGGTCGATGCATTCAGCGATGCGACCTTCGGCGGCAATGCCGCGGCGGTGTGTCCGCTGGAAGCGTGGCTACCGGATCGCACGCTGCTCAACATGGCTAAGCAGCATAACCAGTCCGAAACCGCCTTCTTTGTCCGGACGGACGGCGGGTTCGAGCTACGCTGGTTTACCACGCAGGATGAAATTAACCTGTGCGGCCATGCGACGCTTGCGGCATCCCACGTTATTTTCGAATACCTTGATTATCCACACGCGGAAATACGGTTCTCAACGCGCTTTGTCGGCGATCTCACGGTGAGCCGCAGCGGTGACTGGCTGACACTCAATTTTCCGGCCTGGTCAACGGAGGCTGTCGACGCGCCACCGCCGTTGCTGCTTAGCTCGCTGGGTATTGATGCTGCGAAAGAGGTCCGCGTCGGGCGGGATTACATGGTGGTGCTTGAAAGCCAGCAGCAGGTGGAGGCCTTAACGCCGGATATTGCAGCGATGATCCCGCTGGATAAAATGGTCTGCGTGACGGCGCCGGGCGAAGAGTACGATTTTGTCAGCCGCTTCTTCTGTCCGGGCGAAGGGGTGCCGGAAGATCCGGTAACGGGTTCAGCACACAGCATGCTGATCCCGTACTGGAGCGAAAAGCTGGGTAAAACGACGCTGAACGCCCGTCAGGTCTCCTTGCGAGGCGGAGATTTACGCTGTGAACATGTGGGTGACCGCGTGTTGATTGGCGGCCAGGCAACGCTGTATCTTAAAGGGAAAATCTTCCTGCGATAG
- the sad gene encoding succinate-semialdehyde dehydrogenase — protein sequence MTYSSATHALSVNPATGETLAACPWATADEVERAIALADAGYRQWRGESVSRRAQKLRDLGAALRNRAEEMAQMMSREMGKPILQARAEVTKSANLCDWYAEHGPAMLQAEPTQVENHNAVIEYRPYGAILAVMPWNFPLWQVLRGAVPILLAGNSYLLKHAPNVLGSASLIADIFTDAGFPQGVFGWVNATNDGVSQAINDRRIAAITVTGSVRAGAAIGAQAGAALKKCVLELGGSDPFIVLNDADLDLAVKAAVAGRYQNTGQVCAAAKRFIVEEGIADAFTQRFVAAVAALKMGAPDSEENYVGPMARYDLRDELHQQVQDTLSEGATLLLGGEKVAGKGNYYAPTVLGNVTPEMTAFRQELFGPVAAITVAKDADHALELANDSDFGLSATVFTANEALAETFSRELECGGVFINGFSASDPRVAFGGVKKSGFGRELSHFGLHEFCNVQTVWKDRV from the coding sequence ATGACTTATTCATCTGCTACACATGCCCTCTCGGTTAACCCGGCGACGGGCGAAACCCTGGCCGCCTGTCCGTGGGCAACGGCCGACGAGGTTGAACGCGCGATTGCTCTGGCCGATGCGGGTTATCGCCAGTGGCGGGGTGAAAGCGTCTCCCGTCGCGCACAAAAACTGCGCGATCTCGGTGCAGCGCTGCGTAACCGCGCGGAAGAGATGGCGCAGATGATGTCCCGCGAAATGGGCAAGCCGATCCTGCAGGCGCGCGCTGAAGTCACCAAGTCCGCTAACCTGTGCGACTGGTATGCCGAACACGGTCCGGCGATGTTGCAGGCTGAACCCACTCAGGTCGAAAACCACAATGCGGTCATTGAGTACCGTCCGTATGGCGCAATTCTGGCGGTGATGCCGTGGAACTTCCCGCTCTGGCAGGTGCTGCGCGGCGCGGTACCGATCCTGCTGGCGGGGAACAGCTACCTGCTTAAGCACGCGCCTAACGTGCTGGGTTCCGCCAGCCTGATTGCTGACATTTTTACCGATGCCGGCTTCCCGCAGGGCGTCTTTGGCTGGGTGAATGCCACTAACGACGGCGTCAGTCAGGCGATTAACGATCGCCGTATCGCAGCGATTACCGTGACCGGCAGCGTGCGCGCCGGGGCGGCGATTGGTGCCCAGGCAGGCGCGGCGTTGAAAAAATGCGTGCTTGAGCTGGGGGGTTCCGATCCGTTTATCGTCCTGAACGATGCCGACCTGGATCTGGCGGTGAAAGCGGCGGTCGCGGGTCGCTATCAGAATACCGGGCAGGTATGCGCAGCGGCTAAGCGCTTTATTGTGGAGGAGGGTATTGCTGATGCCTTTACCCAACGCTTTGTGGCGGCAGTCGCGGCGCTGAAGATGGGCGCCCCCGATAGTGAAGAAAACTACGTAGGCCCGATGGCGCGTTACGACCTGCGGGACGAACTGCATCAGCAGGTGCAGGATACGCTGTCGGAAGGTGCGACGCTGCTGCTTGGCGGGGAGAAAGTTGCCGGTAAGGGGAACTACTATGCGCCCACCGTGCTGGGCAACGTCACCCCTGAGATGACCGCGTTCCGCCAGGAGCTGTTTGGCCCGGTGGCCGCCATTACGGTAGCCAAAGATGCAGACCATGCGCTCGAGCTGGCTAACGACAGTGATTTTGGTTTGTCCGCCACCGTCTTTACCGCGAATGAGGCGCTGGCTGAAACCTTCTCTCGCGAGCTTGAGTGCGGCGGCGTGTTTATCAATGGCTTCAGCGCCAGCGATCCCCGCGTTGCATTTGGTGGGGTGAAGAAGAGCGGCTTTGGCCGTGAGCTTTCCCACTTTGGCCTGCACGAGTTCTGTAACGTGCAGACGGTGTGGAAAGACCGGGTCTGA